A stretch of Rhizobium sp. TH2 DNA encodes these proteins:
- a CDS encoding calcium-binding protein, which yields MGLQVFGTDRSENGVIGQLGAVDDALVKKGVLLNSLDDVVIIGTGSGHQVVVKGDVIGHIGGMTLGDSALDANQRLTIAEDASVIGSTFSGAVIYGSNSVVRNHGQLGGGTNAISLYGDDTGTTSRLFNTGLIVTESQSAAAIYRNGEEDFRLVNDGKISSKADYAYDGTDSSGRQTIINSGRFDGGIIFGDANDRYVGTGGRVVGIISGEVGNDRLTGGPRADQLAGDEGRDILKGSKGSDEFIYHLMNDTHVDRSGRDLIQDFSHRQGDRIILNELDANIGGANDAFTFIGKDDFSNTPGELRYYFSGHKTFIEGTVDADGQADFMIELKGRIKLVEDDFVL from the coding sequence ATGGGTCTGCAGGTTTTCGGTACCGACCGTTCAGAAAATGGTGTTATCGGCCAACTCGGCGCCGTCGATGACGCGCTTGTCAAAAAAGGGGTGCTTCTCAACAGCCTGGACGACGTCGTGATTATCGGAACCGGCTCGGGCCACCAGGTCGTCGTCAAGGGCGATGTCATCGGCCATATCGGCGGCATGACATTGGGCGACAGCGCACTCGACGCCAACCAGCGGCTGACGATCGCCGAGGACGCATCGGTGATCGGTTCGACATTCAGCGGTGCGGTCATCTATGGCAGCAACAGCGTGGTCAGGAACCACGGCCAACTCGGCGGCGGCACGAACGCGATTTCACTCTACGGCGACGATACGGGAACGACCTCACGCCTGTTCAACACCGGGCTGATTGTCACGGAAAGCCAATCGGCCGCCGCGATCTATCGCAACGGCGAGGAAGATTTCCGCCTGGTCAACGACGGAAAGATCAGTTCCAAGGCGGATTATGCCTATGACGGTACCGACTCCAGTGGCCGGCAGACGATCATCAATTCCGGAAGGTTCGACGGCGGGATCATCTTCGGCGACGCCAACGACCGCTATGTCGGAACCGGCGGTCGCGTTGTTGGGATCATCAGTGGCGAGGTCGGAAACGACAGGCTCACGGGTGGCCCCAGGGCCGATCAGCTTGCTGGCGACGAAGGGCGCGACATCCTGAAAGGCAGTAAAGGTAGCGACGAGTTCATCTACCACCTCATGAACGACACCCATGTCGATCGGAGCGGCCGCGACCTGATCCAGGACTTCAGCCACCGTCAGGGCGACAGGATCATCCTCAACGAACTCGATGCCAATATCGGCGGCGCCAACGATGCCTTCACCTTCATCGGCAAGGACGATTTCTCCAACACACCCGGTGAGTTGCGGTACTATTTCTCCGGCCACAAGACTTTCATCGAAGGCACCGTCGACGCCGATGGCCAGGCCGATTTCATGATCGAGCTCAAGGGGCGGATCAAGCTTGTAGAAGACGATTTCGTTCTCTGA
- a CDS encoding DinB family protein, with translation MKDHFEMFAAYNRWANETLYAAAATLTPEEFDSNRGAHFGSMKGTLNHLLCADRIWMRRFTGAGDAPAALNVILFEELSALETARKAEDERIADWVAGVEEESLGQNFTYTPITNPQLVTQKLGSAMFHFFNHQTHHRGQCHMILTGLGKPSLILDLVYFQRFAGKQWL, from the coding sequence ATGAAAGACCATTTCGAGATGTTCGCCGCCTATAATCGCTGGGCCAACGAAACCCTCTATGCGGCCGCGGCCACGCTGACACCGGAGGAATTCGACTCCAATCGCGGCGCCCACTTCGGCTCGATGAAGGGCACGCTCAATCATCTGCTCTGCGCCGACCGGATTTGGATGCGGCGGTTCACCGGCGCGGGCGACGCGCCGGCAGCGCTGAACGTCATTCTATTTGAGGAGCTCTCGGCACTCGAAACGGCGCGCAAGGCGGAGGACGAACGGATCGCGGATTGGGTTGCAGGCGTCGAGGAAGAGTCACTTGGACAGAACTTCACATATACGCCGATCACCAATCCGCAATTGGTCACCCAGAAGCTCGGCTCGGCGATGTTCCACTTCTTCAACCACCAGACCCATCACCGGGGCCAGTGCCATATGATTCTGACGGGCCTGGGCAAGCCGAGCCTGATACTCGACCTGGTCTATTTCCAGCGGTTCGCCGGAAAGCAGTGGCTATAG